The sequence below is a genomic window from Nocardia fluminea.
GCTCGTCCGCGCCGATCTGACCGTCGCGCAAGGTGATCACCCGGTCGCAGTAGTCGACGGAACTCATGTCATGCGTCACCATCACCACTGAATTGCCGCGCGCGGTGATGTCGCCCAGCAGGGCGAGGATCGCGGCACCGGTCTTGGAGTCGAGGTTTCCGGTCGGCTCGTCGGCCAGGATCAGCGGCGGATCCATGATGAGCGCCCTCGCCACCGCCACGCGCTGCATCTGGCCGCCGGAGAGCTCCGCGGGCCGGTGCTGCGCGCGATCGCCGAGGCCGACCAGGTCGAGCAGTTCCAGCGCGCGCGGCTTGGCCTTGCGTAAGCCGGTGCCGTCCAACAGCTTCGGCACGGCGACGTTCTCCCACGCCGACAGCGTGGGTAACAGGTTGAAGAACTGGAAGATGAAGCCGACCTGCTCGAGCCGGAACGCGGCCTGCCGGTCTTCGTCGAGATCGCCGATCTCGGTGCCGCGGAACCGAATCGAGCCCTCATCGGGTCGATCGAGTGCGCCGAGCAGGTGCAGCAGGGTGCTCTTGCCGGAACCCGACGGCCCGATGATCGAGGTGAACTCGCCTGCTTCGATGCGCATGCTCACCTCGTCGAGCGCGCGGACCTCCTGATCGCCGACGCGATACTGCTTGACCACCCTGGTCAACTCCAGCATCGGCTGCTGTGGCGATTCGATGTCGGGCATATCTTGTCCCCCAGGGAGTTTCGGGTTTCAGCGTGCGAGTGCGCGGTCGCGGGTAGTCTGCCCGATCGCCGGGCGTGCGTCGAGAAGCCCACGCAGGGCCGGTTGTTCGGCGGCCAGCTCGAGATAGGCCTCCATCGGGGTGCGGCCGTCGATCTCGGCCAGTTCGAGTTTGACCCGCAGATGATTGTCCCAGCGGTTGGCCAGTGCCCGCAGCAGGCCGTCGATGCCGCCGAAGAGCGTGTCGAGTTCGGGCAGGCCGGCGAACAGGGCCGGGTCGTTCGGGTCGATCGCTGCCCTGGCGAGCACGGTGTGCACGATCTCGGTGCGGTGGTGCAGATCGGTCCAGGTCATGGGCTTCACCTTCCGTGAGCGGGTGACCAGAACGCTACGGGCGCCCCCCGGCCGAATCGTCGTGCCGGGGACCCGACTTCTTCTCCTACCCAGGTAGGAGATCGGTACCGTTCGCGGGACGATGCCCGCCCGGAACGTGGCGACTAGCCTTACCTCATGGATGTGAGCCACGCCATCCCCGCGAAGGCGCCGGGCCGAGCGAGCCTGCGGCAGCGGATCGCGGCCAGGGCGGGGCTGCCACGGATGCTCACCACGATCCGCGAGCGCATCGAATCGTTGCCCTACGACTATCCGCCCGCGGTGATCCTCGCCGCTGACCTCGCGCTGCTGGTGGTCACCGCTGCGGCGGTGATCCAACGACATTCGTATTTCCCGAGCGTACTGCCGCTGCTGGCGATGGCCACCGCGTTCCTGCCCATCCCGCTGTTCGCGATCTTTCGCATCAGCCCGCACCCGCTGCTGCTGAAGGGGAGCGCGCTGGCTTCCTGCGCCCTGTTCCTGTTGCAGCCGGTCAACGCCGACTTCGCCCCGTTCGTGCTGGTGATCGTCGCCGGTGAGGTGGCCGCGGTCGCCTCGCGCGGGTGGACGGTCGGATTCACCCTGATCGCGATCCTCGAACTGGTCGCCTTCGACGTAGCCGGAAACGTGCGCTGGGGTGACCAGTCGCTGCAAGGGCTACCGATGTATGTCATCGGCATCCTGCTCGGCATGTTCGTCGGGGTGATGCTGCAGTATCAGCGGCGTTTCCTCTACCAGGAGCGCGAGAATCAGGCGATCCGCTCCGGGCAGGCCGCCGACGAGGAACGCCGCCGGATCGCCCGCGAAGTCCACGATGTGATCGCCCATTCGCTCTCGATCACCCTGCTGCACCTGACCGCGGCCCGCCGCGCGCTGCAAACCGACGACGACGTCACCGAAGCCGTGGAAGCGCTCGTCGAGGCCGAAAGGCTCGGCCGCCAGGCGATGGCCGACATCCGGCGCACCGTCGGCATGCTCGACGCGGGACCTGCACAACTGGCTCCCGAGCCGGGCGCCGCCGATATCGACGAACTCGTCGGCGACTTCCGCCGCGCCGGGCTCACCGTCGACTACGCGCGCACCGGCGACCTGACCACCGTCTCCGGCGCGATCGGCCACGCGCTGTACCGGATCGGCCAGGAATCGCTGGCCAACGTCATCAAACACGCGCCGGAGGCCCCCGCAGCGGTTCGTTTCGATGTCACGGCCGAGGCGGCGACGCTGGTCGTGACGAATCCACTGCCGCTCGGCCCGGCGCCGCGCCGCGACACCGGGATGGGCCTGCGCGGCATGCGCAAACGCACCGAGCTGCTCGGTGGGACGATCACCGCGGGCAACGGCGACGACGGCTGGACCGTGCGGGTCGGCTTCCCGCTGCGTACCGGCGCGTGCATCACTCTCTCGACCATGCTGCCGGGCAAGCTCTGGAACAAACAGGAGGACACGTGACGACCGCTTCGCCGATCGAGCAGCTGATGACAGTGCTCGTGGTCGACGACCAGGAACTCGTGCGCGGCGGATTGCGTCGCATCCTGCGCCGCCGCGACGGCTTCACCATCACCGAGTGCGCCGACGGCGACGAGGTCGCGGCGGCCGTCGCCGCGCAACGACCCGATGTGGTGCTGATGGATCTGCGGATGAAGCGGGTCGGCGGTATAGATGCGACCCGGTTGCTGCGCGCCCGCCCCGACGCCCCACCGGTGCTGGTGCTCACGACCTTCGACGACGATCAGCTCCTGTCCGGCGCGCTGCGCGCGGGCGCCGCGGGATTCCTGCTCAAGGATTCGCCCGCGGAGGATCTGATCCGCGCGGTCCGCACCGTGGCGGGCGGCGGCGCGTGGCTCGATCCCTCGGTGACGGGACGGGTGCTCACGGCCTACAGAACAGTGAAACCGGTCGGTACCCGAACCGATCGCCGCCTCGGCGAACTCACCGCCCGCGAGTACGAAGTGCTCGAATTGATCGGTTCGGGCCGGGTCAACAGCGAGATCGCCGCCGAACTCGGTATCTCGGAAGTAACGGTGAAAAGCCACGTCGGACACATATTCGGCAAGCTCGACCTGCGTGATCGGGCCGCCGCGATCGTGTTCGCGTTTGACCACGGCGTAGTGACACCGGGAGAATCTTCCTACTGAGAAGCAGGTCCACGGGCCTGCCAGAAGTGGGAGGCGGACGCTGGTGCAGGCACCTGGGTCACGGACGGGGAGCAGATTCGGCCCGTACGAGTTGCGGTCGATGCTGGGCAAAGGCGGGATGGGCGAGGTCTACGAGGCCTACGACACCGGCAAAGACCGCGTGGTCGCTCTGAAGTTGCTGGCCGAGGAGCTCGCGCAGGACCCCGCCTATCAGGTCCGGTTCCGCCGGGAATCCCAGGCCGCGGCCAAGCTGGCCGAACCGCACGTCATCCCGATCCACGACTGGGGCGTGATCGACGGGGTCCTGTTCATCGACATGCGCCTGGTGCCCGGCTCCGATCTGCGGACCGTGCTGCGCGGCGGCGGGCCGATGAGCCCGGAACGCGCGGTCGCCGTCGTCGAGCAGATCGCCGCCGCGCTCGACGCCGCGCACGCGGGTGGGCTGGTGCATCGCGATGTGAAGCCCGCCAACATCCTGGTCACCCCCGCCGATTTCGCCTACCTCGCCGACTTCGGCATCGCGCACACCGAGGGTGACAGCGCGGTGACCCAGGCCGGGATGGCCGTCGGCTCCTACATCTACATGGCGCCGGAACGCTTCGATGTCGGCCCGATCTCGCACCGTGCCGACGTCTACTCACTGGCCTGTGTCCTGCACGAATGCCTCACCGGCGCTTCCCCTTTCCCCGCCGCGAGTATGAGCGTGCTGGTGCGCGCGCACCTGTCCGAGGCTCCGCCGCGGCCGAGCGAATTGCTGCACGGGATCCCCGGCGCGCTCGACGACGTCATCGGGACCGGCATGGCCAAGGACCCGGCCGATCGCTATGCCTCGGCCGGTGCGTTGGCTGTCGCCGCTCGCCGCGCACTGGCTTCGGCCGTGCGTGAAGGCGCCGCCCCCGCCCCCTCGGGTGCTTTCGCGTCGTACGACGGGGCGCGCCGAGTCCCCGGTGGCCATGACGTGGGTGCCGGTTCTCCGGCCGGGCCCACGCTCCGTGGTCCCGCCGGCTCTTCGAATGTCGCGCCGGGCGGTCCGGCTTCGCTTCCCGGGCCGGGGCGCGGTTTCGCCGCCGCTGCCGGTTTCGCCGCCGGCGTGGGTCGCGGTGCCGCCGGGTCGCCCGGTGCGCCCCGCGGCGCCGAGCGAGCGGGGCCCGTCGGTGCCGAGCGTGGCGCGGGTTCGACGACCGGTCCGGCGCGCGTGGTGCCCATCGGTGCCGCCAGTGGTGCGCGCAAGGCCGTACCCGAGCCGGACCAGCCCGCCGAGGTCGAGCAGGTGCCGACGCCGACAGGGGAGTTCCGGGTGATCGGCGCGGTGACCGCGACCGGTGGTGTGGAGACCTCGCGCAGCCAGTCGAGCGCGACCGGCGCCCAGCCGACGCTGATCATCCGCCCGCCCGAGGCGCGCCCCGGGACCTCCGACACCACCGGTTTCCGTCGTGTTCCTGCCGAAGGCACCGGCGAGATCTCGATCCCCGCGGTCATCCAACCGACCGGCCCCGCCGAGATCCGGCCCGCCGACACCTATTTCGCTCCACTCCCGTCGGCCGATCAGCCGCAGGCTCCCGAGCCGCCACCGGCCTACACGCCCGACCAGGGCCTGCCGCGGATGCGCCCGTTCCCCGACGCGCACCTCTACGACGGTGCGCAGCCGGGTGAGACGTCGGCCCCTCTGCTGCAGCCGCAGCGGCCCGCTTCGGCGACTCCCTACCCGGCGCCTACCGGCCCGCACCGTCTCCCGCCTCAGCAGGACCCTCAGCGAGCAGCACCTACCCAGCGCTACTCCGGCGAACACCCGCTCCCGCCTGCCTACACGCCGCCGACGGAGCAATACCCCCCGGCATCGAACCCCGACCCCCGGTTCCCGGCCCGCACGCCGGAATTCGACGCACCACGCGCGCACCCACCGGCCCCCTTCGCGGCTCCGACCCAGCGCTTCGACGCGGACCGGTACGCCCCGGACGACCGGATAGCCGGTCCCGCGGGGCCTTTCGGTGGCCCGCCGGACGACGGCTTCGGCAGTCGTCACCAGAGCGATCCCGCCACGTTCGGCCCGCCGACCGAGCAGTACACCCCCGCCGTGCCGCCCGCGGGATTCGCGCCGCCGACGCAGAAGTTCGGCGGCGATCCCGACGATCCGCGCGACCGATTCGGTGGTCCCGCCGAGCATTTCGAGGACGAGGCCGACGACCGGTTCGGCGGCCCCGGACACTACGCGCCGCCGACCGAGCAGTACGACCCCGCCGAGGTTCGGCGATCGGCGCCCACCCAGCACTACGGTGTCGACGAACCCGACCCGCAGCGCTCGCAGCCGACCCATCAATACCGTGGCGGTGCGGCGCCTTTCGCTGCCCATCATGCCTCGCCGGAGTTCGACGACCCGGCGCGATCGGCCGCGACCCGGCAGTATGTGGGTCAGGAGAACGCGTACTCCGACTACGACGAACCGCCCAGTGCCTACGGCGATCACGCCTACCGCGACCCGGCCTACGATCCCGGTTACGGGCCCGACCCCGCCTATGGGCCAGACCCCGCCTACGGGCCCGATCCAGCCTGGGCGCACCAGGATTCGGAGCGCAGGCGATCAGTCCTGCTGCCGGTCCTGGCCGGCGTCTTCGCCGTCCTGGTGCTCGCGGTCGGCGGTGCGATCGGTTGGCGCATGATGTCGGCGGCCGATCCCGCCGAGACCTCCACGGCCGCACCGATTTCGCCAGCGCCGAGCGGTTCCGGTCAACCGGCGGGCACCACCCCGCGCGCGACCACGGCCGCTCCCACCACCTCGGCCGGGCCGGTCACCCTGCCTGCGGGCGCCCAGCCCTGTGAATCAGGTTCCGCCACAGGCTCTTACAGCAAGGCCGCCGTCGGCAGCACGGTGACCAGTTGCGGTTTCGCCGAAGCGGTCCGGCAGGCCTACGCGGGCGGCGGCACGGGAGCCCGCCCGGTGGTGGCGACCAGCCCGGTGACCGGCCGCACCTACACGATGACGTGCACGCCGGAGGGCAAACTCGTCACCTGCACCGGCGGTGAGAACGCCGTCGTCTACGTCTACTGACCCGAGAGCCCGAGGACTCTCGCGAGCTACCTCGGCGTGTCGAGCTACGAGACGCCGGTATGCGAAACGTTGCATACTGTCGGAATGGCTGACGACAACGCGTGGTACTACTGCCTGAAGCACCACAAGGCCGAGCAGGGCAAGGCCTGCTGGTACGGCGACCGGATGGGCCCCTACCCGGACCAGGCCACGGCGGAGAAGGCGCTCGAGATCGCGAAGGCACGCAACAAGGCGGCCGACGACGAGGACGACTGACAGTGAGCAGAGTCATGGGATGAGCAGAGTTACCGCACGGCGCAAGACGACCCGTCTGTCCCCTGCCGGGCGGATCGAGCGGCCCGACACGCTCGCGGTCGAGGAGCCGCTCGAGATCCGGGTCGACGGCCGATCGCTCACCGTCACCATGCGAACCCCGGGCAACGACATCGACCTCGTCCACGGTTTCCTGTTCGGCGAGGGCATCATCGCCTCGGCTGAGGACCTCGTCACCGCGCGCTACTGCGCGGGCACCGACAGCGAGGGTCACAACACCTACAACGTCCTCGACCTGCGCCTGCGTAACCCGGTGCCGATCCACACCCGCAATTTCCTCACCACCGGCGCCTGCGGCCTCTGCGGGAAGACCGCGCTGGACGACGTACGCACCCACAGCCGCTTCCCGATTCCGCACGACGCGGTGTCGGTCAGCATCGACGCCCTGACCGACCTGCCGAAACAGCTACGCGCCGGGCAGAAGTTGTTCGACGCCACCGGGGGTCTGCACGCGGCGGGCCTGTTCACCACCGATGGCACGCTGCTCGTCCTGCGCGAGGACATCGGCAGGCACAACGCGGTGGACAAGGTGATCGGCTGGGCCGTGCGCGAGAACCGGGTGCCGGCCCATGATCTGGTGCTGGTCGTGAGCAGTCGCGCGTCGTTCGAACTGGCGCAGAAGGCGGTGATGGCCGGCATCCCGATTCTGGCCGCGGTCTCGGCGCCGAGCGCGCTCGCCGTCGACCTGGCCGCCGAGTCCGATCTGACCTTGATCGGCTTCCTGCGGGCCGAGTCGATGAATATTTATACCGGCGAACACCGTGTGACCTGAGGGTTCGGCCTCGAAGTGGGCGATCGGCATATGTCGCAGTACGGTAACGGTACGGGTCGCCAGCACCGAACGCCCCGGGGGAGTTTACAAACGAAAATGCTTCACACAATGAACAATGAACGACGCCGGCACGTACGGGTGGCGCTGTCCGCGTTGCTGGGCGTGGTCGTGCTCGCTGTCGCGGGTTGCGGCACCGAACCGAAGTCCGCCAGGTCGAGCGTGACCACGACGGCTCCCGTTGCCGCCGATCCCGGCTCCGACCAGGGAACTTTCTCCATCGCGCTACCCGGCAGCCTCGCCGCCGATTTCACCGAACTGCAGCAGGGATTCCGCGGTAGCGCCGGGCTGGCGATCATGCCGGTGGGCGGCAAGAAGATGGTCACCTTCGGCAACTGGTCCTCCGGTCCGGCCTGGTCGACGATCAAGGTGCCGCTCGCCATCGCGGCCCTGCGCAACAGCGCCGCCTACTCGTCGTATGCGTCCGCCGCCATCACCGCGTCCGACAACGGCGCCGCCGACACGCTGTGGGCCTCGCTCGGCAGCGGCGCCGACGCGGCCCAAGCGGTGGAGGGCGTGCTGCGCGAAGGCGGCGACTCCCGCACCACGGTGCCAGCCACCCGCACCCGCGCCGACGCGTCGGTCTACGGCCAGGCCGAATGGACACTGGCCGACCAGGTGCGCTTCGCCTCGCAGCTGCCGTGCATCCCGCAGAGCGAGCGCGTGGTCGGGCTGATGCAGCAGATCATCGCGAGCCACCACTGGGGTCTCGGCGCGTTCGGCAGTGCCGAATTCAAGGGCGGGTGGGGGCCCGACCCGGCGGGTAAGTACCTGGTCCGCCAGTTCGGTCTGATCGACTCGCCCGCGGGCCGGATCGCGATCGCCATCGCCGCGCAACCGGATTCGGGCAGTTTCAGCGACGGTACGGCCATGCTCGACAAGATGGCGACCCTGATCTCGGGGCACCTGAGTGAGCTGGGCGGAGGTCACTGCCCCTGATCGGAGCCGGTGCGGCAAGATGAACGCCATGCGCATCGGAGTCTTGACCGGAGGCGGAGATTGTCCAGGTCTGAACGCGGTGATCCGGGCTGTGGTCCGCACCGCGAACGGACGCTACGGCGATGCCATCGTCGGGTTCGAGGACGGGTGGCGCGGGCTACTCGAGGATCGAAAGATCCGTATCCACAACGACGATCGCACCGACCGCCTGCTCACCAAGGGCGGCACGATGCTCGGTACCGCGCGCACCAACCCCGAGGTGCTGCGCGCCGGTCTGCCCAGGATCCAGCAGACCCTCGACAACAACGGCATCGAAGCGCTGATCCCCATCGGGGGCGAAGGCACCCTCACCGCCGCGAGCTGGCTCGCCGATGAGGGCGTGCCCGTGGTCGGCGTGCCCAAGACCATCGATAACGACATCGACTGCACCGACGTCACCTTCGGCCACGACACCGCGCTGTCGATCGCCACCGAGGCCATCGACCGCCTGCACACCACCGCCGAGTCCCACCAGCGGGTGATGCTGGTCGAGGTGATGGGCCGCCACGCCGGCTGGATCGCGTTGAACTCCGGGATCGCCGCGGGCTCCCATCTGACCCTGGTGCCCGAGGAGCCGTTCGACGTGGCGCAGGTGTGCGCGATGATCAAGGCCCGCTTCCAGCGCGGTGACAAGAGCTTCATCTGCGTGGTCGCCGAGGGCGCGCATCCGGCGCCGGACTCCGGATTCACGCTGCGCGAGGGCGGGATCGACGAGTTCGGGCACGAGCGGTTCACCGGCGTCGCCCAGCAGCTCGGGTCGGAGATCGAACGCCGCATCGGCAAAGAGGTCCGCACCACGGTGCTCGGCCATATCCAGCGCGGTGGCAGTCCCACGCCCTACGACCGGATTCTGGCGACGCGGTTCGGGGTCCACGCGGCCGAGGCGGTGCACGCGGGGCATTTCGGCCAGATGGTGGCGCTGCACGGCACCAATATCGGACTGGTCCCGCTGTCGGAGGCGACCAAGCAGCTCAAACGCGTTCCGCCGGAACGGCTCAGCGAGGCATCGGCGTTCTTCGGCTGATCTCGGCCCGGGCTCGGGTTCTCGAACATTGTCGGTGCGCGTCGGTACCGTGGGGCCCATGCGCACCGGTCGAGTGATCGTTTCGGTTCTGTTCGTCGTCGCCGGGCTGGTGGCGGGGTGTTCGTCGGCGGAGGAAGCCGCGGGTCCCGATGTCATCGGGTCGTGGCACGGCGACATCCAGGTGCCGGGGCAGCCGATCGGGATCGGCGTGAACTTCGCCGAGAACGGGACGGCCACCATCGATATCCCGGTGCAGGGTGTGGTCGCAGCGCCGTTGAAAGACGTTCGCACCGAACCGGACCGGGTGGAATTCAACCTCCCCGACGCGCCGGGCGACCCGGGTTTCCGCGGCAAGCTCGACGGTGACCGGCTCACCGGGGACTGGGTCCAGTTCGGGGAGAAGGCACCGGTCGCACTGCAGCGCGGACCGATCGAGAGCCTGAACCGCCCGCAGGACCCGAAACCGCCGTACCCGTATCGCGGTGAGGACGTCACCTATCGCAACGGCGATATCACCATCGCGGGTACTCTCACCGAACCCGAAGGCAGCGGGCCTTTTCCGGCGATGCTGCTGATCACGGGCAGTGGACCGCAGGACCGCAACGAGGAGTTGCTCGGCCACCGCCCGTTCCAGTTGCTCGCCGACACCTTCACGCGCGCGGGCTATGCGGTGCTGCGCACCGACGATCGTGGCGTCGGCGGCACGAGCGGTTCCCTCGACGACGCCACCTACGCCGACCTCGTCGCCGATGCGGCCGCGGGAGTCGCGTTCCTGCGCACCCGTCCCGAGATCGATCCGGCCCGGGTGGGTCTGTTCGGGCACAGTGAAGGCGGCTACCTCGCGCCGATGGTCGCCGCGCTGCCCGGCAGCGACATCGCCTTCGCGGTGCTGATGGCGGGCCCGTCGGTGCCCGGCGCCGACGTGCTGATCGAGCAGAACAAAGTGATCATGGCCTCGACGGGTACCCCGCAGGAGCAGATCGACCAGCAGGTCGCCTATGTCAGTGAATGGTCGCGGCTACTGCGCGCGGGCGACACCGAGGGCGCGGCGGCCTTCACCCAGCGGCACAACGATTCCCTGCCGGTGGCCGAACGCGCGCCGCAAGAGGTGGTCGACGGTTTCAACACCCCGTACATGGCCTCGTTCATCACCCATGACCCGACACCGACGCTGCGGGCGTTACGCGTGCCCGTGCTGGCGTTCTTCGGTGACAAGGACCAGCAGGTCGTCGTCGGCCAGAACGAAGGCCCGATGCGCGAGAACCTGGCCGGCGCTCCCGACGCGACCGTGCACACGTTTCCCGGGCTCAATCACCTGATGCAACCCACCGCGACCGGCAAACCCAGCGAATACGCCACCATCGAGACGACCATCGACCCGGCGGTACTCGCCTATGTCACCGGCTGGCTCACGCAACGCGTCCCGCCCCGCTAGGACCACCGGCCGAGTGCGTCAGCGGCCTTACCTAGACTGAGCGTCATGAGCGCACCCACGGTCGAGTTGATGGATTACGCCGATGTCATCTCCCGGTACGAGCCGGTGCTCGGCATGGAGGTCCACGTCGAGTTGTCCACGGCGACCAAGATGTTCTGCGGTTGCCCCACCGAGTTCGGTGCCGAACCCAATACCCAGGTGTGCCCGGTGTGCCTCGGCCTGCCCGGCTCGCTGCCCGTGGTGAACGAGAAGGCCATCGAATCGGCCATCCGGATCGGTCTCGCGCTGAACTGTTCGATCACCCCGTGGGGCCGGTTCGCGCGCAAGAACTACTTCTATCCCGATCAGCCGAAGAACTACCAGATCAGCCAGTACGACGAGCCGATCGCCACCGAGGGCTTCCTCGACGTGACCCTCGACGACGGGTCCATCTTCCGTGTGGAGATCGAGCGCGCGCACATGGAGGAGGACACCGGCAAATCCCTGCACGTCGGCGGCGCGACCGGACGCATCCACGGCGCCAGCCACTCGCTGCTCGACTTCAACCGCGCGGGCGTGCCGCTGATCGAGATCGTCACCAAGACCATCACCGGTGCCGGTGAGCGCGCCCCCGAGGTGGCTCGCGCCTACGTCACCGCGCTGCGCGAGGTGCTGCGTTCGCTCAACGTCTCCGATGTGAAGATGGAGCAGGGCTCGCTGCGTTGCGACGCCAACGTGTCCCTGATGCCGATCGGCGCCAAGGAATTCGGCACCCGCACCGAGACCAAGAATGTGAACTCGCTCAAGAGCGTCGAGGTCGCGGTGCGTTACGAGATGCGCCGTCAGGCCGCCGTGCTCACCGCCGGTGGCGAGATCGTCCAGGAGACCCGCCACTTCCAGGAAGCCGACGGGTCCACCGCGGCCGGTCGCCGCAAGGAAACCGCCGAGGACTACCGCTACTTCCCCGAGCCCGACCTCGAGCCGGTCGCCCCGGCCGCCGAGTGGGTCGAGGAACTGCGCGCCACCATCCCCGAGTACCCGTGGCTGGTGCGCGCCCGCATCCAGGCCGACTGGGGTCTGTCCGACGAGGTCATGCGCGACCTCGTCAACGCGGGTGCCCTCGACCTCATCATCGCCACCGTCGACGCGGGCGCCCCCGCCAACGAGGCGCGCTCCTGGTGGGTCGCCTACCTGACCGAGAAGGCCAAGGAACGCGACATCGCCCTCGCCGACCTGCCCATCACCCCCGCCCAGGTCGCCGCGGTGATCGCGCTGGTGGAAACGAAGACCGTCAACAACAAGGTCGCCAAGCAGGTCGTGGACTTCGTCCTGGCCGGCGAGGGCGAGCCCGCCGCCATCGTCGAAGCCAAGGGCCTCGGCATGGTCAGCGACGACTCGGCCCTGCAGGCCGAGGTCGAGAAGGCCCTTGCCGCCAACCCCGACATCGCCGAGAAGATCCGCTCCGGCAAGGTGCAGGCCGCGGGCAAGATCGTCGGCGACGTCATGAAGGCCACGCGCGGCCAGGCCGACGCCGCCCGTGTCCGCGACTTGGTCATCGCCGCCTGCAGCTGAAGATGAGAAACGGCCGCCCGCACTGCTTCCGCAGTACGGGCGGCCGCTTCCTCTCCTAGTCCGGGCCGCCCGCTCCGCCCTGCGGGGGTGGGATGCGGACGACGCGGTCGTCGAATTCGCCCGGCTCGCCGTCGGTTTTGTTGGTGGTGGTGACCCAGATGCTGCCGTCGGCGCTGGCGGTGGCGCCGAGGAGCTTGCCGTACTTGTCCTGCGCGATCAGCGTGGGCGCGGTGGTGACGGCGAAGGTGTTGGGGTCCGCGGCGACGGCGGCCAGCGCCTTGCCCTCGCTGAGCGCGATGCCGACGCCGTCACCGGTGGCCGTGCAGCCGCCGACGCCGGGTCGGTCCGGCCAGGTCCAGGAGACGCTCAGGGTGCCGTCGGGACTCAGATGCTGGAGGCGATCCTCGGCGGCGGTGCGGTCGGTGACCCACATGCCTTCCTTGCCGTCGCGGCAGATGTCGCCGACCGAGCCGATCCCCGACGCCACGACCTGCGGAGTGTTCGCACCCGCCGACGGCGATTCCAGGCGCAGGAGCTTGCCGCCGAGGGAACCTGGATCGGCTGCGGCGCGAGGGTTTCCGGCGTCACCGGTCAGGATCATCAGCTGCGTCGGCGTCGACCATTCCAGTGCGCCACGATTTCCCGTGGCGCCCTTGGGGATTCCGGTGAGGATCGGCTTGGCGGCCCCGCCTTTGGACAGCCGCACGATCCGATTGTCGCTGCCGGTGGTGATGTAGGCGTACATCAGCCCGTCCTCACCGAAGGTGGGGGAGAGCACGATATCGGAGATGCCGCCGTCGGCCGACCCGTCGACGGGCACGCTGGCGATCTCCACCGGCGTCTCCTGCGGTGTGCTCGCATCGACCGGCTTCACCTGCAGGATCCGCCCGGTCTTGCGCTCCGCGACGAAGGCGCCCTCGCCGACCGCGATCAGCCCGGCCCCCGATTCCATACAGGTGGCGATGACATTGGGATCGGGATCGAT
It includes:
- a CDS encoding ATP-dependent 6-phosphofructokinase, yielding MRIGVLTGGGDCPGLNAVIRAVVRTANGRYGDAIVGFEDGWRGLLEDRKIRIHNDDRTDRLLTKGGTMLGTARTNPEVLRAGLPRIQQTLDNNGIEALIPIGGEGTLTAASWLADEGVPVVGVPKTIDNDIDCTDVTFGHDTALSIATEAIDRLHTTAESHQRVMLVEVMGRHAGWIALNSGIAAGSHLTLVPEEPFDVAQVCAMIKARFQRGDKSFICVVAEGAHPAPDSGFTLREGGIDEFGHERFTGVAQQLGSEIERRIGKEVRTTVLGHIQRGGSPTPYDRILATRFGVHAAEAVHAGHFGQMVALHGTNIGLVPLSEATKQLKRVPPERLSEASAFFG
- a CDS encoding alpha/beta hydrolase family protein, whose protein sequence is MRTGRVIVSVLFVVAGLVAGCSSAEEAAGPDVIGSWHGDIQVPGQPIGIGVNFAENGTATIDIPVQGVVAAPLKDVRTEPDRVEFNLPDAPGDPGFRGKLDGDRLTGDWVQFGEKAPVALQRGPIESLNRPQDPKPPYPYRGEDVTYRNGDITIAGTLTEPEGSGPFPAMLLITGSGPQDRNEELLGHRPFQLLADTFTRAGYAVLRTDDRGVGGTSGSLDDATYADLVADAAAGVAFLRTRPEIDPARVGLFGHSEGGYLAPMVAALPGSDIAFAVLMAGPSVPGADVLIEQNKVIMASTGTPQEQIDQQVAYVSEWSRLLRAGDTEGAAAFTQRHNDSLPVAERAPQEVVDGFNTPYMASFITHDPTPTLRALRVPVLAFFGDKDQQVVVGQNEGPMRENLAGAPDATVHTFPGLNHLMQPTATGKPSEYATIETTIDPAVLAYVTGWLTQRVPPR
- the gatB gene encoding Asp-tRNA(Asn)/Glu-tRNA(Gln) amidotransferase subunit GatB codes for the protein MSAPTVELMDYADVISRYEPVLGMEVHVELSTATKMFCGCPTEFGAEPNTQVCPVCLGLPGSLPVVNEKAIESAIRIGLALNCSITPWGRFARKNYFYPDQPKNYQISQYDEPIATEGFLDVTLDDGSIFRVEIERAHMEEDTGKSLHVGGATGRIHGASHSLLDFNRAGVPLIEIVTKTITGAGERAPEVARAYVTALREVLRSLNVSDVKMEQGSLRCDANVSLMPIGAKEFGTRTETKNVNSLKSVEVAVRYEMRRQAAVLTAGGEIVQETRHFQEADGSTAAGRRKETAEDYRYFPEPDLEPVAPAAEWVEELRATIPEYPWLVRARIQADWGLSDEVMRDLVNAGALDLIIATVDAGAPANEARSWWVAYLTEKAKERDIALADLPITPAQVAAVIALVETKTVNNKVAKQVVDFVLAGEGEPAAIVEAKGLGMVSDDSALQAEVEKALAANPDIAEKIRSGKVQAAGKIVGDVMKATRGQADAARVRDLVIAACS
- a CDS encoding PQQ-dependent sugar dehydrogenase; amino-acid sequence: MSSGIAGRVAVGVALSTVLLAGCARFDESASSPFTTEPQLGGSGAEPKKPQEDPSQPPRPTGPCIDPDPNVIATCMESGAGLIAVGEGAFVAERKTGRILQVKPVDASTPQETPVEIASVPVDGSADGGISDIVLSPTFGEDGLMYAYITTGSDNRIVRLSKGGAAKPILTGIPKGATGNRGALEWSTPTQLMILTGDAGNPRAAADPGSLGGKLLRLESPSAGANTPQVVASGIGSVGDICRDGKEGMWVTDRTAAEDRLQHLSPDGTLSVSWTWPDRPGVGGCTATGDGVGIALSEGKALAAVAADPNTFAVTTAPTLIAQDKYGKLLGATASADGSIWVTTTNKTDGEPGEFDDRVVRIPPPQGGAGGPD